Proteins encoded by one window of Gimesia sp.:
- a CDS encoding PVC-type heme-binding CxxCH protein, with translation MKLQLFLLLTILASGSLYVVSQAAPPTPPPNNTGGEFFSPADSLKQFTVPDDLKLEQVLAEPNVKQPIFLNFDERGRMWVINYLQYPYPEGLRILSKDKHHRAVYDKVPLPPPHGDKGDDQITIHEDTNGDGKYDKHSVFLDDLNIASSFVKGRGGVWVLNPPYLLFYPDKNNDDVPDGDPVVHLEGFGLEDTHSVVNSLRWGPDGWLYSSQGSTVSGKVKKPGQKDSEAIQTLGQLIWRYHPEKKIYEIFAEGGGNAFGVEIDDKGRLYSGHNGGNTRGFHYTQGSYYQKGFGKHGPLSNPYAFGYFQAMKHAKVPRFTHNFIIYEAETLPKKYWGHLFGIEPLQGRVVESAVTADGSSYQTEDLQRPVATTDKRFRPVDIKLGPDGAIYFCDMYEHQIAHGQHYSGQVEKGDGRIYRLTAKDAKPLAPFDLGKKSSQELIAVLDHPNRWFRQQALRLFGDRKDASVIPALKQKLFETDGQSALEALWALNLSGGFDEAVAAKSLKHSDPFVRAWTIRLLCDDHRVSPEIGQQLIALALTEPHVQVRSQLASSSKRLPADPGLPIAFNLLTRSEDLDDVHIPLILWWSLEKRVNEDRDALLAYFAKPEVWQSPLVEKYILERIMRRFAATGSRNDLLVCAKLLELAPEKSHAEILMSGFETAMKGRSTASFPKELVAAMSKYGGQSISLGLRQGDKEAIQKALKIVADSKADNQKRLDLIQIFGEVKVPACVPVLLDIISNSSDLQMQIAAISALQQYPDDAIGKTVTALYPNMSDDLRSAAQTLLTIRKAWAKDFLQAIDAGKINKTTVPVETARKMTVFSDDGISNLIQKHFGSIAGATTEQMQQQIAAHQKMLLASQAEPDRYAGEKLFQKHCGKCHKLFGDGGEIGPDLTSFKRDDVGRMLVNIVNPSNEIREGFETYLVVTDDGRVVNGFLADQDNNVIVIRSADGQSITVERDNIDEMLPQKKSLMPEGLLDKLSDQEIQDLFSYLRSSQPLP, from the coding sequence ATGAAACTGCAATTGTTCTTACTGCTCACCATCCTCGCCTCCGGTTCTCTCTACGTCGTCAGCCAGGCGGCCCCTCCAACACCGCCGCCTAATAATACGGGAGGCGAATTTTTCAGTCCCGCCGACTCACTGAAACAGTTCACCGTTCCGGACGATCTCAAACTCGAACAGGTGCTGGCCGAGCCAAATGTCAAACAACCGATTTTCCTCAACTTTGATGAACGGGGACGGATGTGGGTCATCAACTATCTGCAGTACCCTTATCCCGAAGGACTGCGGATTCTCAGTAAAGATAAACATCACCGCGCCGTCTACGACAAAGTCCCCCTGCCTCCCCCACATGGCGACAAGGGAGACGACCAGATCACCATTCATGAAGATACCAACGGTGACGGCAAGTACGACAAGCATTCCGTGTTCCTCGACGATTTGAACATCGCCTCTTCGTTCGTTAAAGGCCGGGGCGGCGTCTGGGTCTTGAACCCGCCTTACCTGCTGTTCTATCCGGATAAAAACAATGACGATGTACCGGACGGCGATCCCGTTGTACACCTCGAAGGTTTCGGTCTGGAAGATACCCACTCGGTCGTCAACAGTCTCCGTTGGGGACCGGACGGCTGGCTCTATTCCTCTCAGGGGAGTACCGTCTCCGGTAAAGTGAAAAAGCCGGGGCAGAAGGACAGCGAAGCCATCCAGACGCTCGGCCAGCTGATCTGGCGTTATCATCCCGAAAAGAAAATTTACGAGATCTTCGCGGAAGGTGGCGGCAATGCGTTCGGTGTGGAGATCGACGATAAGGGACGTCTCTACTCCGGCCATAACGGCGGTAACACACGCGGCTTCCACTACACCCAGGGAAGCTACTACCAGAAAGGGTTCGGCAAACACGGCCCCCTCTCGAACCCTTACGCCTTCGGCTACTTTCAGGCCATGAAGCACGCCAAGGTTCCCCGCTTCACGCATAACTTCATTATCTACGAAGCCGAGACACTGCCCAAAAAGTACTGGGGGCACCTGTTTGGCATCGAACCTCTGCAGGGCCGCGTGGTAGAAAGCGCAGTCACTGCTGACGGTTCATCCTACCAGACCGAAGACCTGCAACGTCCGGTCGCGACCACCGACAAACGCTTCCGCCCCGTCGACATTAAACTCGGCCCGGACGGTGCGATCTATTTCTGCGACATGTACGAACATCAGATTGCCCACGGACAGCATTACTCGGGGCAGGTCGAAAAAGGGGATGGCCGCATCTATCGGCTGACGGCGAAAGATGCGAAGCCGCTGGCACCGTTTGACCTGGGCAAGAAGTCATCTCAAGAACTGATCGCGGTGCTCGATCATCCCAACCGCTGGTTCCGTCAACAGGCATTGCGCCTGTTCGGCGACCGCAAGGATGCCTCGGTGATCCCCGCCTTGAAACAGAAGCTGTTCGAAACCGACGGTCAGTCTGCCCTGGAAGCACTCTGGGCGTTGAACCTCAGTGGTGGCTTTGATGAAGCGGTCGCAGCGAAGTCACTTAAACACTCAGATCCCTTCGTCCGGGCCTGGACGATTCGCCTGCTCTGCGATGACCACCGGGTCTCTCCCGAAATCGGACAACAGTTGATCGCCCTGGCACTGACCGAGCCTCACGTTCAGGTCCGCAGCCAGCTGGCCAGTTCATCGAAACGGCTTCCCGCCGATCCGGGACTGCCGATCGCCTTTAACCTGCTCACTCGCTCGGAAGATCTGGACGACGTACATATCCCGCTGATCCTCTGGTGGTCGCTGGAAAAACGGGTCAACGAAGACCGGGACGCCCTGCTGGCTTACTTCGCCAAACCGGAAGTCTGGCAGTCGCCACTCGTGGAGAAATACATCCTGGAGCGGATCATGCGCCGCTTCGCTGCAACCGGCTCGCGCAACGATCTACTGGTCTGTGCGAAACTACTCGAGCTGGCTCCTGAAAAATCACACGCCGAAATCCTGATGTCCGGCTTCGAAACCGCCATGAAGGGACGCTCCACGGCCAGCTTCCCCAAAGAACTGGTCGCCGCCATGTCGAAGTATGGCGGACAGTCGATCTCCCTGGGTCTGCGACAGGGTGACAAAGAGGCCATCCAGAAAGCGCTGAAGATCGTCGCAGATTCCAAAGCAGACAACCAGAAGCGACTCGACCTGATTCAGATCTTTGGTGAAGTCAAAGTTCCTGCCTGCGTTCCCGTACTGCTGGATATCATTTCCAACTCAAGTGACCTGCAGATGCAGATCGCTGCCATCAGTGCCCTGCAGCAGTACCCGGATGACGCCATCGGCAAAACGGTAACTGCCCTCTATCCTAACATGTCAGACGATCTGCGGAGTGCCGCCCAGACCCTGCTTACGATTCGTAAAGCATGGGCGAAGGATTTCCTGCAGGCCATCGATGCCGGCAAGATTAACAAGACCACAGTTCCCGTCGAAACCGCCCGCAAGATGACTGTCTTCAGTGATGATGGCATCAGCAATCTGATTCAGAAGCACTTCGGCTCAATCGCGGGTGCGACCACCGAACAGATGCAGCAACAGATCGCAGCACACCAGAAGATGCTGCTCGCCAGCCAGGCAGAACCCGATCGCTACGCCGGTGAAAAGCTCTTCCAGAAGCACTGTGGTAAATGCCATAAACTGTTCGGCGATGGCGGTGAGATCGGCCCCGATTTGACTTCCTTCAAACGGGACGACGTGGGCCGCATGCTGGTCAACATTGTCAATCCGTCCAATGAAATCCGGGAAGGTTTCGAAACGTATCTGGTTGTCACCGATGACGGACGGGTAGTGAACGGCTTCCTGGCGGACCAGGACAACAATGTGATCGTCATTCGCAGTGCGGACGGCCAGAGCATCACCGTCGAACGCGACAACATCGACGAAATGCTGCCGCAGAAAAAATCGCTGATGCCCGAGGGGCTGCTCGACAAGCTCTCGGATCAGGAAATCCAGGACCTGTTCAGCTACCTCCGCAGCTCCCAGCCGCTGCCGTAA
- a CDS encoding class II fumarate hydratase: MSGFRTERDSMGEVQVPAEAYYGAQTQRAVENFQISGNTLPPSLIHAMGKVKLAAAHANRDLGKLSGTGKNPLNDEQIKALVSAATEVSEGKYDDQFPIDVYQTGSGTSSNMNVNEVISNRAIEILGEDRFAADKSVHPNDHVNMGQSTNDTFPTAIHVAVATSIHEQLIPGLEKMAASLKEKAKAWDQIIKIGRTHLADATPLRLGQEFGGFARQLELSIGRAKRAAEAVYELPVGGTAVGSGINTHPEFGKRVSEELAKLTGIAFVEAVDHFEGNAQRDGLVECHAELKTIATTLFNVSNNIRWLGSGPRCGFYEVKIPDLQPGSSIMPGKVNPVMCESMMQATTRVIGNDQTITMSGAAGGQFQLNIMMPVMGFTALESVHLLANSCNEFVKLCLDNMEANEEACNAAVENSLSMVTSLNPHIGYEKASALAKEAFKSGKTIRELCTEQEILPAETLKEALDPMSMTEPQA; this comes from the coding sequence ATGTCGGGGTTTCGAACCGAACGTGATTCAATGGGCGAAGTGCAGGTTCCCGCAGAAGCGTATTATGGCGCACAGACGCAGCGGGCCGTTGAGAATTTTCAGATCTCCGGGAACACATTGCCTCCCAGCCTGATCCACGCCATGGGCAAGGTCAAGCTGGCCGCCGCGCATGCGAATCGCGATCTGGGAAAACTCTCAGGCACAGGCAAGAATCCCCTCAACGACGAACAGATCAAGGCCCTGGTCTCAGCTGCCACCGAAGTCTCCGAAGGCAAATACGACGATCAGTTCCCGATCGACGTCTACCAGACCGGTTCGGGAACCTCGAGCAACATGAACGTCAACGAAGTGATCAGCAACCGGGCGATTGAAATTCTGGGGGAAGACCGCTTCGCTGCAGACAAATCCGTGCATCCCAACGATCACGTGAATATGGGTCAGAGCACCAACGACACCTTCCCGACCGCCATTCACGTCGCCGTCGCGACCAGCATTCACGAACAGCTGATCCCCGGTCTGGAAAAGATGGCTGCCAGCCTGAAAGAAAAAGCGAAAGCCTGGGACCAGATCATCAAGATCGGACGGACTCACCTGGCAGACGCCACACCTCTGCGACTCGGCCAGGAATTTGGCGGCTTCGCCCGTCAGCTGGAACTGAGCATCGGTCGAGCCAAACGAGCCGCGGAAGCTGTCTATGAACTGCCCGTCGGTGGAACGGCGGTTGGTTCCGGAATCAACACGCATCCCGAATTCGGCAAACGGGTCAGCGAAGAACTGGCGAAGCTGACGGGGATCGCCTTCGTCGAAGCTGTCGACCATTTCGAAGGCAATGCCCAGCGCGACGGTCTGGTTGAATGCCACGCCGAACTGAAAACCATCGCCACTACCCTGTTCAACGTTTCCAACAACATTCGCTGGCTCGGCTCGGGTCCGCGCTGCGGATTCTATGAAGTCAAGATCCCCGACCTGCAGCCGGGCAGCTCGATCATGCCGGGCAAGGTTAACCCGGTCATGTGCGAAAGCATGATGCAGGCCACCACCCGCGTGATCGGCAATGACCAGACCATTACCATGTCGGGAGCCGCCGGCGGCCAGTTCCAGTTGAATATCATGATGCCCGTCATGGGCTTCACGGCTCTGGAAAGCGTGCACCTGCTGGCGAATTCCTGCAATGAATTCGTGAAGCTCTGTCTGGATAACATGGAAGCCAACGAAGAGGCCTGCAACGCGGCCGTGGAAAACAGCCTGTCGATGGTGACCAGCCTGAACCCACACATCGGCTACGAGAAAGCATCTGCGCTTGCCAAAGAAGCTTTCAAGTCAGGCAAGACAATTCGCGAGCTCTGCACCGAGCAGGAAATCCTGCCCGCAGAGACTCTGAAAGAAGCCCTCGACCCGATGAGCATGACCGAGCCTCAGGCTTAA
- a CDS encoding SMP-30/gluconolactonase/LRE family protein, with the protein MLKSVTSILLLCLLVCDTLPLSGAEPKEAHPVPRTVAPGAELEEEYAAKAFFEGPVWDPVGKKWYFTSFVDKDTKILRLDGEGQARIWLDNTKGINGTYLSNEGNMLGAQAYGQHVMSYGFGESGPSETTVIAANPKWNQPNDVCQTPNGNIYFTDPDFKNRKTSAVYVRTIDGAVKKIITEMPVPNGIIASNDGKTLYVGDSHEKLWRSYPILEDGTVGEGKVFFNPETARQDSPDGMSIDAEGNLYLSGRGGVWVASPEGKSLGLIPVPVFCSNVSFGGVDGKTLLLTCSNKVYSLKMNVPGGQYR; encoded by the coding sequence ATGCTGAAATCTGTGACGTCGATACTGCTGTTGTGCCTGCTCGTCTGTGACACGCTCCCGCTTTCTGGAGCAGAGCCGAAAGAAGCACACCCGGTCCCCCGGACTGTGGCTCCCGGTGCCGAGTTAGAGGAAGAGTATGCTGCGAAAGCCTTCTTTGAGGGCCCCGTCTGGGATCCCGTGGGGAAGAAGTGGTACTTCACTTCGTTTGTGGACAAAGACACCAAGATCCTCCGTCTGGACGGGGAAGGGCAGGCGCGCATCTGGCTGGATAATACCAAAGGCATCAACGGCACCTATCTCTCCAACGAGGGAAACATGCTGGGAGCACAGGCCTACGGTCAGCATGTGATGAGCTACGGCTTTGGTGAATCGGGGCCGAGTGAGACAACCGTGATTGCCGCGAACCCGAAATGGAATCAGCCCAATGATGTCTGTCAGACTCCGAATGGAAATATCTATTTTACCGACCCGGATTTCAAGAACCGGAAAACGAGCGCTGTCTACGTCAGAACAATCGATGGTGCTGTGAAGAAAATCATTACCGAGATGCCGGTGCCGAACGGAATTATCGCGTCGAATGACGGCAAGACTTTGTATGTCGGCGACAGTCATGAGAAATTGTGGCGGAGCTATCCCATTCTGGAAGACGGCACCGTTGGTGAGGGCAAGGTCTTTTTCAATCCGGAGACCGCACGCCAGGATTCGCCCGACGGGATGAGCATCGATGCTGAGGGGAATCTGTATCTGTCTGGGCGGGGCGGTGTCTGGGTGGCGAGCCCTGAGGGGAAATCGCTGGGACTGATTCCCGTGCCTGTCTTCTGTTCGAACGTCAGCTTCGGTGGCGTGGATGGCAAGACTTTGCTGCTGACCTGTTCCAATAAGGTTTACAGCCTGAAAATGAACGTCCCGGGTGGCCAGTACCGTTGA
- a CDS encoding YfcE family phosphodiesterase, protein MRVLVISDIHSNWAALSSLKEEFDYCLCIGDLVDYGTDPVPCIEWVKQHATACVRGNHDHAVAQRVEAKGSTGFRKLACFTRPLHWDLLDRVRMKYLARLPISQQITIEGVTFYLVHGTPRDPLDEYLGENEAGWTSRLQGINANFVCVGHTHLPFHLDLGDKQVINPGSVGQPRDGDPRCSYAIIEDGKVTLKRQEYDIEAAIRQMEAAGLSGESLELGASVLRNGRMTAEASQKE, encoded by the coding sequence ATGCGTGTACTCGTGATTTCGGACATTCATTCCAACTGGGCGGCTTTGTCTTCGCTTAAGGAAGAATTCGATTATTGTCTCTGTATCGGCGATCTTGTGGACTATGGTACGGACCCGGTACCGTGCATCGAATGGGTGAAGCAGCACGCGACCGCCTGTGTGCGGGGGAACCACGATCACGCCGTCGCCCAACGAGTGGAAGCCAAGGGTTCGACCGGATTTCGAAAGCTGGCCTGTTTCACGCGTCCGCTGCACTGGGACCTGCTGGATCGGGTACGGATGAAATACCTGGCGCGGCTGCCAATCTCACAGCAGATCACAATTGAAGGGGTGACTTTCTACCTGGTACACGGAACCCCCCGCGATCCTCTGGATGAATATCTGGGTGAAAACGAAGCGGGCTGGACATCTCGGCTGCAGGGAATCAATGCGAACTTTGTCTGCGTGGGGCACACCCATCTTCCGTTCCATCTCGATCTGGGAGACAAGCAGGTGATTAACCCGGGCAGCGTGGGACAGCCTCGCGACGGGGATCCGCGTTGTTCCTATGCGATCATTGAGGACGGTAAGGTGACTCTCAAGCGGCAGGAATACGATATCGAGGCCGCGATTCGTCAGATGGAAGCAGCCGGCCTCTCCGGAGAATCACTGGAACTGGGCGCCAGCGTTCTCCGGAATGGACGAATGACTGCAGAAGCGAGTCAGAAAGAGTGA